The proteins below are encoded in one region of Vibrio sp. ED004:
- a CDS encoding adenosine deaminase, giving the protein MDSFIKNLPKVELHLHIEGTLEPELMFELAKRNNVSIPFENPDQVRDAYQFHNLQSFLDIYYQGANVLLHQQDFYDLTWAYLLKCQQDNVVHTEIFFDPQTHTERGISFDTIVGGITQALEQATQELGISSQLIMCFLRHLDEDSAFETLKQALPYKDKIIAVGLDSSEQGNPPEKFKHVFQEAINQGFLTVAHAGEEGPAQNIIDALSLLSITRIDHGVRCVEDEELMEQLIAKRTPLTVCPLSNTKLKVFDTMQDHNIVELLRKGLCVTINSDDPAYFGGYMNDNFLAVANAHPLTHQELAQFSINAVEASFISPHAKEDLITQIRQYLAANSE; this is encoded by the coding sequence ATGGATAGCTTCATCAAAAATTTACCGAAGGTTGAGCTGCACTTACACATAGAAGGCACATTAGAACCAGAGCTGATGTTCGAGCTCGCCAAGCGTAATAACGTGTCGATTCCCTTTGAAAACCCAGACCAAGTGCGAGACGCGTACCAATTCCACAATCTTCAGTCCTTTCTCGACATCTATTATCAAGGCGCAAACGTGCTGCTCCACCAGCAGGATTTCTACGATCTAACGTGGGCTTATCTATTAAAATGCCAACAAGATAACGTGGTTCACACTGAGATATTCTTCGACCCTCAGACTCACACCGAACGCGGCATCAGTTTTGATACGATTGTAGGCGGCATTACCCAAGCACTAGAGCAAGCCACACAGGAACTCGGGATCAGCAGCCAGCTGATCATGTGCTTTCTGCGTCACCTTGATGAAGACAGCGCGTTCGAGACACTCAAACAGGCCTTACCTTACAAAGACAAAATCATTGCGGTTGGGCTAGATTCATCCGAGCAAGGCAACCCGCCAGAAAAGTTTAAACATGTCTTCCAAGAAGCCATCAATCAAGGGTTTCTGACCGTCGCGCACGCCGGAGAAGAAGGCCCTGCACAAAACATTATCGATGCATTAAGTTTATTGAGCATCACACGAATTGACCATGGGGTTCGCTGTGTTGAAGATGAAGAACTGATGGAACAGTTAATAGCTAAACGCACGCCACTAACGGTCTGCCCGCTATCGAATACCAAACTCAAAGTCTTCGACACCATGCAAGACCACAACATTGTTGAACTGCTACGAAAAGGACTGTGTGTCACCATCAATTCCGATGACCCTGCTTACTTTGGTGGCTATATGAATGATAACTTCCTAGCTGTGGCCAATGCACACCCACTCACTCATCAAGAATTAGCGCAGTTCAGCATTAACGCCGTCGAGGCGAGCTTCATCTCCCCTCATGCCAAAGAAGACCTCATTACCCAGATACGCCAATACCTTGCAGCGAATAGTGAATAA
- a CDS encoding SgrR family transcriptional regulator, with protein sequence MLVEHAVTLAETSDKMCTSPRHARAILKQMSELKWIAWIPRVGRNQRSTLIRRIDRTEVKRAIALEWIKESKYDRALEFLDYNQVVFEQLLKQTSGAQVKEGKVSVQLTYNRPFASLNPTTPHRNSERYLIRQIHSCLVSMTPEGELIPNIAHHWEANQDWTIWTFYLRPSVSFHSGGKVDAEVIAQLLLELQGLPYYQNELEHLESITVETPYRFSVQLNRRDKGFAALMSDLKYSLQPPEQLKNSSSNVVGCGIFALELHSDSKLILAANEHFHGFRSLTDKVTIWSLNAATASHDQASGDSQKLPDTDSTLRRSSPT encoded by the coding sequence TTGTTGGTTGAGCATGCTGTCACGCTTGCTGAGACCTCAGACAAGATGTGTACTAGCCCACGACACGCACGTGCGATTCTCAAACAGATGAGTGAACTCAAGTGGATTGCTTGGATACCAAGAGTCGGGCGAAATCAGCGTTCGACTCTGATTCGTCGTATTGACCGCACCGAGGTAAAGCGCGCGATTGCCTTGGAGTGGATCAAAGAGAGTAAGTACGACCGAGCTCTGGAATTTCTCGATTACAACCAAGTGGTGTTCGAACAACTGCTCAAGCAAACCTCAGGAGCACAGGTGAAGGAAGGAAAGGTCAGTGTTCAGCTTACTTATAATCGACCATTTGCTTCTCTTAACCCGACAACGCCGCATCGAAACAGCGAACGCTACCTGATTCGTCAAATCCACTCTTGCTTAGTATCAATGACCCCAGAAGGCGAACTGATTCCGAACATCGCACACCACTGGGAAGCAAACCAAGATTGGACAATATGGACGTTCTACCTTCGACCTTCAGTGAGTTTCCACTCGGGCGGAAAAGTAGACGCGGAGGTTATCGCGCAACTGTTACTTGAGCTGCAAGGGCTTCCTTATTACCAAAACGAACTCGAGCATCTAGAGTCGATTACGGTTGAAACGCCTTATCGATTTTCCGTTCAGCTCAACCGCCGAGACAAAGGCTTTGCGGCATTAATGAGTGATTTAAAGTACTCACTTCAGCCTCCAGAACAACTCAAAAACTCATCGTCTAATGTGGTTGGTTGCGGCATCTTCGCTCTTGAACTGCATTCAGACAGCAAGCTTATCTTGGCGGCCAACGAGCACTTTCATGGCTTTCGTTCTCTAACGGATAAAGTGACGATTTGGTCTTTGAATGCAGCTACGGCGAGTCATGACCAAGCCTCTGGCGATTCACAGAAGCTTCCTGACACAGACAGTACTCTAAGAAGATCATCACCAACGTGA
- the ptsG gene encoding PTS glucose transporter subunit IIBC, whose protein sequence is MFANFFANLSKVGKALMLPIASMPAAGILLGIGSAQFGFIPPVVSELMAEAGGAVFGNLPLIFALGVAISFTNNDGVGAVAAGIGYYVLVATLKVMAGVLGVDHIDTGVLGGIISGAVGAYMFNRFYTIKMPAYLAFFAGKRFVPIVTSFSMLFLGIAIAFIWQPIGAGIDWFGAWATEQNPLMAFWAYGTAERALIPFGVHHVINVIIQLQAGEFINSAGQVFHGEIPRFFAGDPNAGNLAGGFLFKMFGLPAAAIAIGRAAKPENRTKVMGIMISAALTSFLTGITEPIEFAFMFISPVLYVIHAIIAGLAYPLCILLGVKHGYSFSAGLIDYVTFFGISTKGWMIIPLGLAYAALYYVVFTWFIKTFNLKTPGREDQDNGKVINDTSSEFASELVGAFGGKQNILSTDACITRLRIQVSEQDKVDEAKLKQLGAAGVVRVGTGVQAIFGGNSDVYKTQMLDWMNNN, encoded by the coding sequence ATGTTTGCTAACTTTTTTGCCAACCTGTCTAAGGTCGGTAAAGCCTTAATGTTGCCCATAGCCTCAATGCCTGCGGCGGGTATTTTGTTGGGTATTGGCTCGGCACAATTTGGGTTTATCCCTCCTGTGGTTTCCGAGCTAATGGCCGAAGCCGGTGGCGCCGTATTTGGTAACCTGCCACTGATTTTTGCATTAGGCGTCGCGATTTCATTCACCAACAATGACGGTGTCGGCGCTGTAGCAGCTGGTATCGGCTATTACGTTTTAGTGGCAACACTGAAGGTAATGGCGGGCGTACTTGGCGTTGACCATATTGATACCGGCGTATTGGGCGGCATCATCTCGGGTGCGGTCGGCGCTTATATGTTTAACCGCTTTTACACCATTAAGATGCCCGCTTATTTGGCCTTCTTTGCGGGTAAGCGCTTTGTCCCAATCGTGACATCATTTTCGATGCTGTTCTTGGGTATCGCGATTGCCTTTATTTGGCAGCCGATTGGCGCAGGCATTGATTGGTTCGGTGCTTGGGCAACAGAACAAAATCCACTGATGGCATTTTGGGCTTATGGCACTGCGGAACGTGCGCTGATCCCATTTGGTGTTCATCATGTGATTAACGTGATTATTCAACTGCAAGCGGGCGAATTCATTAACTCAGCAGGGCAAGTATTCCACGGTGAAATCCCACGCTTCTTCGCTGGCGATCCAAATGCCGGAAATCTAGCGGGTGGCTTCCTATTTAAAATGTTTGGCCTTCCTGCCGCGGCTATCGCAATTGGTCGTGCAGCAAAACCGGAGAACCGCACCAAGGTTATGGGGATCATGATTTCAGCAGCATTGACGTCATTCCTAACCGGTATCACTGAGCCAATTGAGTTTGCTTTCATGTTCATCTCGCCAGTGCTTTACGTGATTCACGCGATCATTGCTGGCCTTGCTTACCCACTGTGTATTCTGCTGGGTGTGAAACACGGCTACAGCTTTAGTGCGGGTTTGATCGACTATGTGACCTTCTTCGGTATCTCGACCAAAGGTTGGATGATCATCCCTCTAGGTCTGGCATACGCAGCGCTTTACTACGTTGTGTTCACTTGGTTTATCAAGACGTTCAACTTGAAAACACCAGGTCGTGAAGATCAAGACAATGGCAAAGTCATCAATGACACCAGCTCTGAATTCGCCAGCGAATTGGTGGGTGCATTTGGTGGTAAGCAGAACATCTTGAGCACAGACGCATGCATCACACGTTTAAGAATCCAAGTGTCTGAACAAGACAAGGTAGACGAAGCAAAACTGAAGCAACTTGGTGCTGCTGGTGTCGTACGAGTAGGCACAGGCGTTCAAGCTATCTTTGGTGGCAATAGTGACGTGTACAAAACTCAAATGCTTGATTGGATGAACAATAACTAG
- a CDS encoding substrate-binding domain-containing protein → MATIKDVAKESGVSVATVSRVINKSPKASASSIESVTKAMAKLGYRPNANARALVSQSTNTVGVLVGDISDPFFGTLVKSVDNVARENGKHILVGNGSHNREEEQQAIELLINSRCDALIIHSKGLTDEELIAYSKEVKGLVLINRYIEEIANRCIFLDNKKGAFLATEYLIRHGHKNIACIASSSSIEDANERVEGYQAALKEYGIELSESYVEQALPTSDGGEYAMTNLLIKSLPITGIVAYNDYMAAGALSVLDENGIQAPEKMSIIGFDDGLIARYVHPKLTTIRYPIQMMAEKATRLALNLAKGEDTSAEPMMFSPTLVRRNSVEKI, encoded by the coding sequence ATGGCAACAATCAAGGATGTCGCAAAAGAATCCGGTGTATCAGTCGCAACCGTATCTCGGGTGATCAACAAATCTCCGAAGGCCAGTGCGAGCTCTATTGAGTCGGTAACGAAAGCGATGGCGAAGCTCGGCTATCGCCCGAATGCCAATGCCCGTGCGCTCGTAAGCCAAAGTACCAATACCGTCGGTGTGTTGGTGGGTGATATTTCCGATCCTTTCTTCGGCACGCTAGTTAAATCGGTCGACAACGTTGCAAGAGAGAACGGCAAACACATCTTAGTGGGTAATGGTTCTCACAATCGCGAAGAAGAGCAGCAAGCGATTGAGTTGCTGATCAACAGCCGTTGTGATGCCCTGATCATCCACTCGAAAGGCCTAACTGACGAAGAGCTGATTGCTTACTCTAAAGAAGTGAAAGGCTTAGTGCTGATCAACCGTTACATCGAAGAAATTGCCAATCGCTGTATCTTCCTAGATAACAAGAAAGGCGCTTTCCTCGCGACTGAATACTTAATCCGACATGGTCACAAAAACATTGCGTGTATCGCCTCCTCTTCAAGCATTGAAGATGCCAACGAACGTGTTGAAGGCTACCAAGCCGCGCTCAAAGAGTATGGTATTGAGTTATCTGAAAGCTATGTCGAACAGGCTCTACCAACCAGTGACGGTGGCGAATATGCGATGACGAACCTGCTGATTAAGTCACTACCAATCACTGGTATTGTGGCTTACAACGACTACATGGCGGCAGGGGCTTTATCGGTACTCGATGAGAACGGAATCCAAGCGCCAGAGAAGATGTCGATCATCGGATTCGATGATGGCTTAATTGCCCGCTATGTTCATCCGAAGCTGACTACGATTCGTTATCCAATCCAAATGATGGCTGAGAAAGCAACACGACTTGCCTTGAACCTAGCCAAAGGTGAAGACACCTCAGCTGAGCCAATGATGTTCTCTCCAACTTTGGTGCGCCGTAATTCGGTCGAGAAAATCTAA
- the galM gene encoding galactose-1-epimerase, translating to MTQAQNLHQSMTETAAYDGQPAQLVTLSNAHGMEVTLMDIGATWLSCILPVKGNRREVLLGVNSMDNFEKQASYMGTTVGRYANRIANGRFKIDGKNYKLETNQAGNTLHGGPNGFDKRRWNIAEQTETSVVFSLVSADGDQGFPGNLNVSVRYEITEDNRVSIDYTANTDKPTVVNLTNHAYFNLLGAEAGHDCLSHIVSINASQFLPTNSVGIPLGNLKSVKSTSFDFTQPMMISERLLGDEQQKAAKGYDHSFLLADGCKRTQCAATVTSPDALVTLKVFSTKPAMQLYTGNWLGGTPNRSGGSYEDYAGLALETQFLPDSPNHPEWKQDSCILQPEQEYNYRTCYQFEFSGDSSN from the coding sequence ATGACACAAGCGCAGAACCTGCATCAATCCATGACAGAAACTGCAGCCTATGATGGCCAACCTGCTCAGCTTGTCACGCTGTCGAATGCACACGGCATGGAAGTGACACTCATGGATATTGGCGCAACGTGGTTGAGCTGTATCTTGCCAGTAAAAGGAAACAGACGAGAAGTGTTATTGGGTGTGAATTCAATGGATAACTTCGAGAAGCAAGCCAGTTATATGGGAACGACAGTTGGTCGTTATGCCAACCGTATTGCCAATGGTCGTTTCAAGATTGACGGCAAGAATTACAAGTTGGAAACCAACCAAGCTGGGAATACCTTACACGGTGGGCCGAATGGTTTTGATAAACGTCGTTGGAACATTGCTGAGCAAACTGAAACATCGGTTGTGTTTAGCTTAGTATCAGCGGATGGCGACCAAGGTTTTCCGGGTAATTTGAACGTGTCGGTTCGTTATGAAATCACCGAAGATAATCGAGTCTCTATCGATTACACAGCCAACACCGATAAACCAACCGTAGTTAACCTGACTAATCATGCCTACTTCAACCTGCTCGGTGCAGAAGCAGGGCACGATTGCTTGTCTCACATTGTGAGTATCAACGCGTCTCAGTTCTTGCCAACCAACTCTGTCGGCATTCCATTAGGCAACTTGAAATCGGTGAAATCGACCAGCTTCGACTTCACTCAGCCTATGATGATCTCAGAGCGTTTATTAGGTGATGAACAACAGAAAGCCGCCAAGGGTTACGATCACTCTTTCTTATTGGCTGATGGCTGTAAACGCACTCAATGTGCCGCGACTGTGACCTCGCCAGATGCGCTGGTCACCTTAAAAGTATTTTCAACCAAACCTGCGATGCAGCTATACACCGGAAACTGGCTTGGTGGCACACCAAACCGTAGTGGTGGCAGCTATGAAGATTACGCAGGTTTGGCATTAGAAACCCAGTTCTTACCTGACTCTCCTAACCACCCAGAGTGGAAGCAGGACAGTTGTATTCTCCAGCCTGAACAAGAATATAACTACCGTACCTGCTACCAGTTTGAATTTTCGGGGGATTCTTCAAACTAG
- a CDS encoding tRNA-binding protein, whose product MDTVSYGDFAKLEMRVGKIIEVVRHENADKLYIVQVDVGEKTLQTVTSLVPYYTEEELLGKQVVVLCNLAKAKMRGHTSECMLLCAETDDESESVLLTPERAMPAGIRVV is encoded by the coding sequence ATGGATACTGTCTCTTATGGCGACTTTGCTAAGTTAGAAATGCGTGTGGGTAAGATCATCGAGGTTGTGCGTCATGAAAACGCAGACAAGCTTTACATCGTGCAAGTAGATGTGGGTGAGAAGACGCTACAAACAGTGACCAGCTTAGTCCCTTATTACACAGAAGAAGAGTTGCTGGGCAAGCAGGTTGTTGTGCTGTGTAATTTAGCTAAGGCTAAGATGAGAGGCCACACTTCTGAATGTATGCTGCTGTGTGCAGAAACGGATGATGAATCTGAAAGTGTATTGTTGACACCAGAACGTGCAATGCCAGCGGGTATTCGAGTGGTTTAA
- a CDS encoding UDP-glucose--hexose-1-phosphate uridylyltransferase, translating into MSKVEFNPVDHPHRRYNPLTGQWILVSPHRAKRPWSGQDEKPSTEQLPEYEKECFLCPTNTRISGDENPDYDGTYVFSNDFAALMPDSPDAPESDNPLFKTQGVRGLSRVICFSPDHSKTLPELPVNKIRGVIDTWNEQIEELGKDYLWVQAFENKGETMGCSQPHPHGQIWANSFLPNEIERKEKLLKEYFEQQGSNLLVDYVEAEMKDGSRTVVETEHWIAVVPYWAAWPFETMLLPKTHIRRMSELTDEQRDDLAVAIKKLTSRYDNLFQCSFPYSMGWHYAPFFEEGTDIDHWQLHALFYPPLLRSASVRKFMVGYEMLAESQRDLTAEQAAQRLRDLSDVHYKEQ; encoded by the coding sequence ATGTCAAAAGTTGAATTTAACCCAGTAGACCACCCGCATCGTCGTTATAACCCACTAACGGGTCAGTGGATCTTAGTATCACCGCACCGTGCTAAACGCCCGTGGAGTGGTCAAGACGAGAAGCCATCGACTGAACAACTTCCTGAGTACGAGAAAGAGTGTTTCTTGTGCCCGACCAACACACGTATCTCGGGTGACGAAAACCCAGATTACGACGGTACTTATGTGTTCAGTAATGATTTCGCGGCGTTGATGCCTGATTCGCCTGACGCTCCAGAGTCTGACAACCCTCTATTTAAGACTCAAGGTGTTCGTGGATTGAGCCGCGTTATCTGTTTCTCTCCAGACCACAGCAAAACGCTGCCAGAGTTGCCTGTGAACAAAATACGCGGCGTGATCGATACCTGGAACGAGCAGATTGAAGAGCTAGGTAAAGATTACCTATGGGTTCAAGCGTTTGAGAACAAAGGCGAGACCATGGGCTGTTCACAGCCTCACCCACACGGTCAAATTTGGGCGAACAGCTTTTTGCCAAACGAGATTGAACGTAAAGAAAAGCTGCTAAAAGAATACTTTGAGCAACAAGGTTCAAACCTATTAGTGGATTACGTTGAAGCTGAAATGAAAGACGGCTCACGCACTGTGGTTGAAACGGAACATTGGATTGCTGTTGTGCCTTACTGGGCTGCATGGCCGTTCGAAACCATGTTGCTACCTAAAACGCATATTCGCCGCATGAGCGAATTAACTGACGAGCAGCGTGATGATTTAGCGGTCGCGATTAAGAAGCTAACCAGTCGCTACGACAACTTGTTCCAATGCTCATTCCCATACTCGATGGGTTGGCACTACGCACCGTTCTTTGAAGAGGGCACCGATATTGACCATTGGCAACTGCACGCTCTGTTCTACCCGCCACTACTACGCAGCGCATCGGTTCGTAAGTTCATGGTGGGCTACGAAATGTTGGCGGAATCGCAACGTGATCTGACCGCAGAACAAGCAGCGCAACGTCTTCGCGATTTGAGCGACGTTCACTACAAAGAGCAGTAA
- the galK gene encoding galactokinase yields the protein MSDLIQNVKASFEQVLGYQATHIVQAPGRVNLIGEHTDYNDGFVLPCAINYQTVVAAAKRDDNMVRVVSVDYDNAVDEFDITQEITFQQDKMWANYIRGVVKCLIGRGYQFKGADISVSGNVPQGAGLSSSAALEVVIGQTFKVLYNLEITQAEVALNGQQAENEFVGCNCGIMDQMISAEGLANHAMLLDSRSLETQAVSMPEDMAVVIINSNKKRGLVDSEYNTRREQCEEAARLFGVPALRDVTIEQFKAKESVLDEMVAKRARHVITENDRTVEAAQALRTHDMKRMGELMAESHASMRDDFEITVKEIDTLVDMVKEVIGDQGGVRMTGGGFGGCIVALVPPALVDEIKTTVEQKYQAATGLKESIYVCQAKDGASLIEVI from the coding sequence ATGTCTGATCTAATCCAAAACGTGAAAGCATCTTTTGAGCAAGTCCTTGGTTACCAAGCGACTCACATCGTTCAAGCGCCAGGTCGTGTGAACCTGATTGGTGAGCACACTGACTACAATGATGGTTTTGTTCTACCGTGTGCCATTAATTACCAAACCGTTGTTGCGGCAGCAAAGCGCGACGACAACATGGTACGTGTGGTGTCTGTGGACTACGATAATGCGGTAGACGAATTCGATATCACGCAAGAGATTACCTTCCAACAAGACAAGATGTGGGCAAACTACATTCGTGGTGTGGTGAAGTGTTTAATTGGTCGTGGCTACCAGTTTAAAGGTGCGGATATTTCTGTCTCTGGCAATGTACCTCAAGGTGCGGGTTTGAGTTCATCAGCCGCGCTAGAAGTGGTAATTGGTCAGACATTCAAGGTGCTTTACAACCTAGAGATCACTCAAGCGGAAGTGGCGTTGAATGGTCAGCAAGCAGAGAACGAATTTGTGGGTTGTAACTGCGGCATCATGGACCAAATGATCTCGGCTGAAGGCCTAGCGAACCACGCGATGCTTTTGGATAGCCGTAGCCTAGAAACTCAAGCGGTTTCGATGCCAGAAGACATGGCGGTGGTGATCATCAATTCAAACAAGAAACGTGGCTTAGTCGACAGTGAATACAACACACGCCGTGAGCAGTGTGAAGAAGCGGCTCGCTTGTTCGGTGTCCCAGCACTACGTGATGTAACGATTGAGCAATTTAAAGCGAAAGAGTCTGTATTGGACGAGATGGTTGCTAAGCGAGCTCGCCACGTGATTACCGAAAATGACCGTACAGTAGAAGCGGCTCAAGCTCTGCGTACTCATGACATGAAGCGCATGGGCGAGTTGATGGCAGAATCGCATGCATCAATGCGTGATGATTTTGAAATCACAGTTAAAGAGATCGATACGCTAGTGGATATGGTTAAAGAAGTGATTGGCGATCAAGGCGGCGTGCGTATGACGGGCGGTGGCTTTGGTGGTTGTATCGTGGCGTTGGTTCCGCCAGCTTTAGTTGATGAAATTAAAACAACCGTTGAGCAGAAATATCAAGCAGCGACGGGTCTAAAAGAATCAATTTATGTGTGCCAAGCGAAAGACGGCGCCAGCCTAATTGAAGTAATCTAA
- the tnpA gene encoding IS200/IS605 family transposase, whose translation MSRYNQASHVFWRCQYHIVWTPKYRFRILKNNVGKEVYRCINVYCNQLGCEVVELNVQVDHVHLVVKVPPKLSISKLMGVLKGKIALKLFSKFPYLRRNKLWGNHFWQRGYFVDSVGVNEEIIRRYVRHQEKKERVEQQQLALD comes from the coding sequence ATGAGCAGATATAATCAAGCTTCCCACGTATTTTGGAGATGTCAATATCACATAGTGTGGACACCAAAGTATCGATTTAGGATTTTGAAAAACAATGTAGGTAAAGAAGTTTATCGATGTATAAACGTTTACTGTAATCAACTTGGATGTGAAGTCGTTGAATTAAACGTTCAAGTTGACCACGTGCACTTGGTAGTAAAAGTTCCGCCTAAGTTATCGATATCCAAGTTGATGGGCGTATTGAAAGGCAAAATAGCTTTAAAACTCTTTAGTAAATTTCCATATTTAAGGAGAAACAAACTCTGGGGTAACCACTTTTGGCAAAGGGGCTATTTTGTCGATAGCGTAGGGGTTAATGAAGAAATCATTCGACGCTATGTAAGACATCAAGAGAAAAAAGAGCGCGTGGAGCAGCAGCAATTGGCGTTGGACTAA
- a CDS encoding NnrS family protein, giving the protein MLNITDKSVEDAIPAYLRLGFRPFFFFGSLYAVIAIVAWVIMFQNGQPEILNVPALWWHVHEMLFGFSMAIVVGFVLTAVQTWTGVNGTKHYRLAVLVGLWLAPRILFWTPAPLWLISSIEALFLIFAAYEIGFRVVKSKGWKNLFFVPLFILAIVANFASYATIKGMPPFPSSAVWQAMLWWFTLLLSVMGGRVIPFFTARRFDFEKAQPLAWLEWLANLPLVGLFVLSFFPLTFAQVGNELMVFAGVTQLVRFIRWKPWTTLSEPLVWSLHAAYLCIPLSLFLRGLLDNPFASHNMLHLFAIGGLSGLILAMITRVTMGHTGRAIYKEPSMALAFSAIFIAALVRSLGVTFFPAYLFEMVNISAGLWTLAFGLFIRKFGMMLLTPRVDGHPG; this is encoded by the coding sequence TTGTTAAATATCACAGATAAAAGTGTAGAAGACGCGATTCCAGCCTACCTGCGTTTAGGCTTTCGACCTTTCTTCTTTTTCGGCAGTCTCTATGCCGTGATTGCGATTGTGGCTTGGGTCATCATGTTCCAAAACGGTCAGCCAGAGATTTTAAACGTTCCCGCATTGTGGTGGCACGTGCATGAGATGCTGTTTGGTTTTTCGATGGCGATTGTTGTCGGCTTTGTGCTCACTGCCGTGCAAACTTGGACAGGGGTCAATGGCACCAAACACTATCGATTAGCGGTGTTAGTTGGTTTGTGGTTGGCACCTCGTATTCTGTTTTGGACACCGGCTCCGCTGTGGTTGATCTCTTCGATTGAAGCGCTGTTCTTAATCTTCGCGGCTTACGAGATTGGTTTCCGTGTCGTGAAGTCGAAAGGTTGGAAGAACCTATTCTTCGTGCCGCTGTTTATATTGGCTATCGTGGCGAACTTTGCTAGCTACGCGACCATTAAAGGTATGCCTCCGTTCCCATCGTCAGCGGTATGGCAAGCGATGTTGTGGTGGTTTACGTTATTGCTGTCTGTAATGGGCGGACGAGTGATTCCATTCTTTACCGCTCGTCGTTTCGACTTTGAGAAAGCGCAACCTTTAGCTTGGTTGGAATGGTTGGCAAACTTGCCTTTGGTTGGGCTGTTTGTTCTGAGCTTCTTCCCACTCACCTTTGCTCAAGTAGGTAATGAGTTAATGGTGTTTGCTGGCGTGACTCAGTTGGTCCGCTTTATCCGTTGGAAGCCTTGGACGACGTTATCTGAGCCGTTGGTGTGGTCTCTGCATGCGGCTTACTTGTGTATTCCTCTAAGCTTGTTTTTACGTGGTTTGTTAGATAACCCATTTGCGAGTCATAACATGTTGCACCTGTTTGCGATTGGTGGCTTGAGCGGTTTGATTCTTGCGATGATTACCCGTGTGACAATGGGGCATACTGGTCGTGCGATTTACAAAGAACCAAGCATGGCACTAGCTTTCTCAGCGATATTTATTGCCGCGCTAGTTCGTAGCTTAGGTGTGACTTTCTTCCCTGCTTATCTGTTTGAGATGGTTAACATCAGCGCGGGTTTATGGACTCTGGCGTTTGGTCTGTTTATCCGGAAATTCGGCATGATGCTGTTAACCCCAAGAGTAGATGGTCATCCGGGTTAA
- a CDS encoding gamma-glutamylcyclotransferase family protein yields the protein MYIFGYGSLINSSSRQLTGQTGQAIPAIVHGLVRHWSKIDDSYVLSPLIVNLGEGQVNGVLLEVDDVSLAEFDRRERGYHRIELKADQIESQTDFKTDQSIWVYIKDEIQAPCENSPIVQTYVDTVMAGCLEVSESFAAHFVKHTQGWHHPLENDRHQPKYGNLAGVSDHHHSVIDGLILSVRS from the coding sequence ATGTATATTTTTGGTTATGGCAGCTTGATCAACTCATCTTCACGTCAACTTACCGGTCAAACGGGTCAAGCAATCCCAGCGATTGTTCATGGCTTAGTGCGCCATTGGAGTAAGATCGATGACAGTTACGTGTTATCCCCTTTGATCGTCAATCTTGGTGAAGGGCAAGTGAATGGTGTTTTGCTTGAAGTGGATGATGTTTCATTGGCTGAGTTTGATCGTCGTGAACGTGGTTATCACCGTATCGAATTAAAAGCCGATCAAATAGAGAGCCAAACTGACTTTAAAACGGATCAATCGATCTGGGTATACATCAAAGACGAGATTCAAGCGCCTTGTGAGAACAGCCCTATCGTTCAAACCTATGTCGATACCGTCATGGCAGGATGTTTAGAAGTGTCTGAAAGCTTTGCCGCGCACTTTGTGAAACACACACAAGGCTGGCACCACCCATTAGAAAATGATCGCCACCAGCCAAAATACGGCAATCTTGCTGGGGTGTCTGATCACCACCACAGTGTGATTGATGGTTTGATATTGAGTGTTCGTAGTTAG